GCACTAATTTTCCTGCATAGTTTAAATTAATATTTTGAGAAACAAGATATTCATAAAAAACTAAAGAACTAGCTTGTAACATCCCACATAAAATAGTCTGCTCACCCATTAAATCTGATTTAACTTCTGCTACAAAAGAAGAATGTAAAATACCTGCACGATGACTACCAATAGAAATAGCCCAAGATTTTGCAATATCCAGTCCACTTTGAAATGGATCATTTTCAGGATGTACAGCAATTAAAGCAGGTACACCGAAACCTCGCATATATTCTTTTCTTACTTCTGTTCCTGGGCATTTCGGAGCAACCATAATTACTGTAATATCGCTTCGTATAAATTGGCCCATCTCGACAATATTAAATCCATGAGAATAACCAAGAACAGAATTTTTTTTCATAAATTTTTGTAACAATACTACTACTTTTTTATGTTGTTTATCAGGAGTTAAATTTATAACTAAATCTGCTGTAGGGATAATATCTTCATACGTACTTACAAAAAACCCATGAGTAGTAGCATTCATCCAAGACTGATTTTTTTCTAAAATAGAAGCATTCCGTAATGCAAAGGAAACGTGTAAACCTGAATCTCGCATATTTAAACCTTGATTCAAGCCTTGTGAACCACATCCAACAATAACAATATTTTTATTTTTTAAAACATTATTTGTCTCAGAAAGAAAACATTTTTCTATCAATTGACATTGTTGTAAATTACTTAATTTTTGACGAAAATTAAGTGAATTAAAATAATTTTTCATAAAAAAATCCATTATTTAATAAAATAAGAAAAAACTACATATTTAAATCACTAAAAATTTTCACTATATTAGACAACGGTAAACTTAAAAAATAAATTTTAAAATTATATTTTTCTAATTGCACCTTGATCTGCACTTTTAGCAAATAATGCATACATTTTCAATGCAGACGATATATAACGTTTTCGAAATTTAGGAGTATAAGATAATTGCTTTCTTTTATATTCCTTTTTTATTCTCAATGATAATTCATCTTGAGTAATATTCAAATGTATAATACGACGAGGTATATCAATATCAATAACATCATTATTTTCAATTAAAGCAATATTTCCTTTACTGGCTGCTTCAGGAGAAATATGTCCTATAGATAAACCAGAAGTACCTCCAGAAAATCGACCATCTGTTATTAAAGCACAACATTCATGCAAACCCATTGCTTTTAAATAAGTAGTAGGATATAACATTTCTTGCATGCCAGGACCTCCTTTTGGACCTTCATAACATATAACGATAACACTACCTTTTTTAATTTTCCCTCCCAAAATTGCTGTTACTGCATCTTCTTGACTTTCAAACACTATTGCATTACCTCTAAACACTAAATTTTGTTTTTTGACTCCAGCAGTCTTAACAACACAACCATTTTTTGCAATATTACCATATAATATAGCTAACCCTCCATCATGACTAAAAGCAAACTGATAAGATCGAATACACCCATGTTGACGATCTTTATCTAATGATTCCCATTTATATGCTTGAGTAAATGGTTGAACTGTTTTTTTTCCAAAAGGACCTGAATGAAACATATCTATAACATTTTTGTCTTTCGTTGTTAAAATGTCATATTTATTTAATGTTTCTTCCAAATTTAACCCAAGTATATTATATGTATTTTTATTTAATAAATGAATACGATTTAATTCTGCAAGTAAACCCATTACTCCACCAGAACGATGAAAATCTTCCATATGATATATGGAACTATTTGGAGCTATTTTACATAAATGAGGAGTTCTTCTAGATAAAACATCAACATCAGACATTTTAAAGTTAATTTTTCCTTCTTGAGCAGCTGCTAACAAATGTAATATAGTATTCGTAGATCCACCCATAGCAATATCTAAAGTCATAGCATTCAAAAAAGCTTCTTTTGAAGCTATATTTCGAGGTAATACGTTCTGATTATTATGTTCGTAATATTCTTTAGTGATTTTAACAATTAATTTTCCTGATTCAACAAACAACTTTTTTCTATCTATATGTGTTGCCAATAATGTACCATTACCAGGTAACGATAAACCTAGTACTTCAGTAAGACAATTCATAGAATTAGCAGTAAATAGACCAGAACAAGAACCACAGGTAGGACAAGCAGAACGCTCAATTTCATTAACTAAATCATCTGGAATATTTGGATTAGCGCTATGTACGATAGCATCTATTAAATCCAATTTTTTAACTTTTCCTTTTATATTGATTTTTCCAGATTCCATGGGTCCACCAGAAATAAATACAGATGGAATATTTAAACGCATAGCTGCCATCAACATACCTGGAGTAATTTTATCACAATTTGAAATACATATCATAGCATCTGCACAATGCGCATTAACCATATATTCCACAGAATCCGCTATTAATTCGCGAGACGGAAGAGAATACAACATTCCAGAATGTCCCATAGCAATTCCATCATCTATAGCAATAGTATTAAATTCTTTAGCTACTCCTCCTTCTGCATGAATTTCATTAGAAACAAGTTTACCTAATGTTCGTAAATGAATATGTCCAGGAACAAATTCAGTAAAAGAATTTACCACTGCAATAATAGGCTTATTAAAATCTAAATCAGTCATGCCTGTAGCTCTCCATAACGATCGTGCTCCAGACATGTTGCGTCCTTGAGTAGTTGTTGAAGAACGATACTTTGGCATAATTGTTTGTTCCTTTAAAAATAGCTTTTTAAAAATTATCTCAAATTTTTGTTATAAATTTATGTATAAAAATATATTTACTAAAAAATATAAAAAATTATGTCTTAACGATAATTTTTAAAAAAGTAGATATAAAATATTTAAAACAGACAGACAATATTTTCATAACTCTAATGCAAAATATCATTAATAAATACATTAAGAAAAATATCGCTTTAAAAAAAATGAAAAAAATAAATACCTTTTAAAAAAATATTATCAAGCAACGTTTAAGTTAAAATTGATTATTATGATTTATAAAAAATTTTTTAAATAACTATTTTTCAGGGGTGAAGGGAATCGAACCCATAACTTTCGGTTTTGGAGACCGATGCTCTACCAATTGAACTACACCCCTAAATTAATACATTAAAATTATTATAATAACTAAAAAACGTTTTTTGAAATATTAGTATACTATTAAATACAATTCAAGTCTAGAATCAACCTATTGATAAATTAGCATTTGCTATTATCAAATTCACTAATTATTTATTGTTTAATATGTTCTTTTTTATTAAAAATATCTAAAGTATTTTTTCACAATTAATAAAATTTAACTGAAATATTAACTATTAAAAAAAACTAACAAATATAACTTAATATTTATAATAGTGGGTAACATGTAATGAAACTTCCAATTTACTTAGACTATGCAGCAACTACACCAATGGAATTACAAGTAATGGAAAAAATGATAAAATTTTTAACATTAAATGATACATTTGGAAATCCAGCATCTCGCTCACATCAATTTGGATGGAAAGCAGAAGAAGCAGTCAACATTGCAAGAAGTCAAATTGCTGAGTTAATTAATGCAGATTTTCGAGAAATAATTTTTACATCAGGTGCTACTGAATCTAACAATTTAGCCATTAAGGGTATTGCTGATTTTTATAAAACAAAAGGAAATCACATCATTACTAGCAAAACAGAACACAAAGCAGTACTAGATCCTTGTAAATATTTAGAAAATAAAGGATTTAATGTAACATATCTTAGTCCACTAAAAAATGGAACAATTGACCTAAAAGAACTACAAGAAAAAATTAACAGAAAAACTATACTTATTTCTATTATGCATGTAAATAATGAAACAGGTGTAATACAAGATATACAAAGCATATCTGATATTTGTTCTAATCATGGAATAATATTTCATGTAGACGCTACCCAAAGTATAGGAAAATTACATATTGATCTTAAAAAATTAAAAATAGATTTAATGTCGTTTTCTGCACATAAAATATATGGTCCTAAGGGTATCGGAGGACTATATGTTCGACGAAAACCGCGTGTACGATTATCTGCACAAATTCATGGAGGAGGGCATGAGAAAGGTATGAGATCAGGAACATTACCTGTACATCAAATTGTAGGTATGGGTATGGCGTATTACCTTGCAAAAAAAAACATCGATAATGATTATAAAAACTTAACAAATCTTCGGAACTATTTATGGGATGGTTTAAAAAACATTGAAGAAGTATATTTAAATAGCAATATTAAAAATGGAGCTCCACACATATTGAATATTAGTTTTAACTATGTAGAGGGTGAATCTTTAATTATGGCATTAAAAAATATAGCAATATCATCAGGTTCTGCATGTACATCTGCAAGTTTAGAGCCGTCATATGTTTTGCGAGCTTTAGGTATAAAAGATGAACTAGCTCATAGTTCTATTCGCTTTTCAATTGGGCGTTTTACCACCAAACAAGAAATAGATTATACTATTCAAACAGTACACAAAGCTATTAATCGCTTGAGAAACTTATCACCACTATGGGAAATGTTTAAGTCTGGAATTAATTTAGATTCTGTAAATTGGACACATGATTAATTTTAATTATGTAAAAATAGGAAAAAAATAAAATGGCGTATAGTAAAAAAGTACTAGATCACTATGAAAATCCACGAAACGTAGGTTCGTTTTCAAATTCAGATCCTAATATAGGAAGTGGTTTAGTAGGAGCTCCAGCATGTGGAGATGTTATGAAATTACAAATAAAAGTAGATGAAAATGAAATTATCAAAGATGCTTGTTTTAAAACTTATGGATGTGGATCTGCAATAGCTTCTAGCTCTTTAATAACAGAATGGATTATAGGAAAATCATTATCAGAGGCTTCACGTATAAAAAATACCAACATTGCACAAGAACTTGATTTACCTCCAGTAAAAATACACTGTTCTATTTTAGCTGAAGATGCAATTAAAGCAGCTATTGCTGACTACCGAGATAAAAAAAACAAATAAACAATTTTAGAAAAATTATCTAAAATAAACCTAAAAAAATAAAACGTGTTGAAAGTTTTAAATTCATTTCAACACGTTTAAAAAATCAATAAAAAATATATTTAAATGGAAAAAATATATGAATTATTTTCAATTATTCAGCATTTCTCAAGAATTTAACATTGACATAAAAAACCTTTTATTAAAATTTTATGAATTACAAGAAAAATATCATCCCGACACACAATATAATAATTCTAAAAATCAACATAAAAACTATTTAGAAAAGTCTATACATATTAATAAAGGTTATCATATTCTTAAAGATCCATTGCAAAGAGCTGAATATTTATTATTTTTAAACTCATATAATTTCAAAAAAGAACAAAAAAATTTATCTCAAAATATTTTTCTTAACGAACAATTAAAATTGTATGAAAAATTAGATACGATAAAAAAAACAAAAACAAAACAAGTAGAGTTACATTATCTTTCTAATATAATTAAGCATAAAAAAGAACATTATTTATTAAACTTAGAATTAATGCTCAATAAAAAACAATGGAAATTGGCAGGAATAACATTGCATAAACTATTATTTTATAAAAAGTTTGAAAATAAGTTACATGAATTAAAATATGAATAAAATAACTACATACTAAATAGGAAAAAACAATTATGATTATAATTAAAAATTATAATAAAAATTCAAAAATACATATAGATAACAGTACTATGTCATTTGGTATCGATTTCGGTACTACATACTCCTTAATAGCAACTACTATATTAGATGATATAATTATTATTACTGACGAAAAAAACCGTGTTCTTTTACCTTCAATTGTAAACTATAGCGGTGTTCAACCTATTGTTGGATGGGAAGCTCAAAAAATGATTATAAGTGATCCTATCAATACAATCACTTCAATAAAACGTTTAATTGGACGCCCATTAAAAGAAATTAAAGCACTATATCCTTATTTACCATATAATTTCAAAAATGATAAAAATAATATAGTTTCATTTATTATAAATAATACTATAATAAAAACTGTTGATGTATCTAGTCAAATCTTCAAAACACTAAAACAACGCATAAATTCTACGTTTAATAAAAAAATTAGTGGAATAGTTATTACTGTACCAGCTCATTTTAATGATAAACAAAGACAAGAAATAAAAACATCAGCACAATTAGCGCATTTAAATGTGTTACGTTTGTTAAATGAACCTACTGCAGCTGCAATTGCTTATGGATTGCATTTAAATAAAAAAGGAACTATTGCAATATATGATCTTGGAGGAGGCACATTTGACATTTCTATACTTAATTTAAATGAAAATAT
Above is a genomic segment from Buchnera aphidicola (Meitanaphis flavogallis) containing:
- a CDS encoding IscS subfamily cysteine desulfurase, giving the protein MKLPIYLDYAATTPMELQVMEKMIKFLTLNDTFGNPASRSHQFGWKAEEAVNIARSQIAELINADFREIIFTSGATESNNLAIKGIADFYKTKGNHIITSKTEHKAVLDPCKYLENKGFNVTYLSPLKNGTIDLKELQEKINRKTILISIMHVNNETGVIQDIQSISDICSNHGIIFHVDATQSIGKLHIDLKKLKIDLMSFSAHKIYGPKGIGGLYVRRKPRVRLSAQIHGGGHEKGMRSGTLPVHQIVGMGMAYYLAKKNIDNDYKNLTNLRNYLWDGLKNIEEVYLNSNIKNGAPHILNISFNYVEGESLIMALKNIAISSGSACTSASLEPSYVLRALGIKDELAHSSIRFSIGRFTTKQEIDYTIQTVHKAINRLRNLSPLWEMFKSGINLDSVNWTHD
- the hscB gene encoding Fe-S protein assembly co-chaperone HscB, which translates into the protein MNYFQLFSISQEFNIDIKNLLLKFYELQEKYHPDTQYNNSKNQHKNYLEKSIHINKGYHILKDPLQRAEYLLFLNSYNFKKEQKNLSQNIFLNEQLKLYEKLDTIKKTKTKQVELHYLSNIIKHKKEHYLLNLELMLNKKQWKLAGITLHKLLFYKKFENKLHELKYE
- the ilvC gene encoding ketol-acid reductoisomerase; protein product: MKNYFNSLNFRQKLSNLQQCQLIEKCFLSETNNVLKNKNIVIVGCGSQGLNQGLNMRDSGLHVSFALRNASILEKNQSWMNATTHGFFVSTYEDIIPTADLVINLTPDKQHKKVVVLLQKFMKKNSVLGYSHGFNIVEMGQFIRSDITVIMVAPKCPGTEVRKEYMRGFGVPALIAVHPENDPFQSGLDIAKSWAISIGSHRAGILHSSFVAEVKSDLMGEQTILCGMLQASSLVFYEYLVSQNINLNYAGKLVQSGWEVITESLKHGGITLMLDRLSNTAKIRACFLSTRLKQMFSPLFRKHMDDIISGEFSKCMMNDWENNDKKLKEWRLETRNTDFEKCNTYCSNISEQEYFDHGLLMVAVLKAGIELSFEVMIESGIKKESAYYESLHELPLIANTISRKRLYEMNLVISDTAEYGSYLFAHAAIPLLKEFINELKPGDLGKKIFDVEVNNLVLNKINNDIRNHPIELIGKKLRQYMTDMKPITISK
- the ilvD gene encoding dihydroxy-acid dehydratase, translating into MPKYRSSTTTQGRNMSGARSLWRATGMTDLDFNKPIIAVVNSFTEFVPGHIHLRTLGKLVSNEIHAEGGVAKEFNTIAIDDGIAMGHSGMLYSLPSRELIADSVEYMVNAHCADAMICISNCDKITPGMLMAAMRLNIPSVFISGGPMESGKINIKGKVKKLDLIDAIVHSANPNIPDDLVNEIERSACPTCGSCSGLFTANSMNCLTEVLGLSLPGNGTLLATHIDRKKLFVESGKLIVKITKEYYEHNNQNVLPRNIASKEAFLNAMTLDIAMGGSTNTILHLLAAAQEGKINFKMSDVDVLSRRTPHLCKIAPNSSIYHMEDFHRSGGVMGLLAELNRIHLLNKNTYNILGLNLEETLNKYDILTTKDKNVIDMFHSGPFGKKTVQPFTQAYKWESLDKDRQHGCIRSYQFAFSHDGGLAILYGNIAKNGCVVKTAGVKKQNLVFRGNAIVFESQEDAVTAILGGKIKKGSVIVICYEGPKGGPGMQEMLYPTTYLKAMGLHECCALITDGRFSGGTSGLSIGHISPEAASKGNIALIENNDVIDIDIPRRIIHLNITQDELSLRIKKEYKRKQLSYTPKFRKRYISSALKMYALFAKSADQGAIRKI
- the iscU gene encoding Fe-S cluster assembly scaffold IscU, which translates into the protein MAYSKKVLDHYENPRNVGSFSNSDPNIGSGLVGAPACGDVMKLQIKVDENEIIKDACFKTYGCGSAIASSSLITEWIIGKSLSEASRIKNTNIAQELDLPPVKIHCSILAEDAIKAAIADYRDKKNK